The following are encoded in a window of Oncorhynchus mykiss isolate Arlee chromosome Y, USDA_OmykA_1.1, whole genome shotgun sequence genomic DNA:
- the LOC110510241 gene encoding olfactory receptor 2AT4-like has translation MTFLRRLQWNDSSVLIHPPGFYIIGFTSLPFVNLYFIFLTFVYVVSVVFNTCVIYIIYVDLRLHNPKYIAVGNLAVVDLVLNTCIIPGMLKAFLAKNNFVPFNLCMVQMYVYYSFICMESFSIAVLAYDRMIAICFPLRHGSINTMTSMSCILGVIWCFCLGIPIFSTAIMTRLSYCDSVNVYSYFCDYAPVFRLACNDNTLQWAVASVLSLVILLGPLSFIILSYMSILIAVFRMKSVESRVKALATCTEHLILVAVFFFPVLIIFMVGLLARIKPDPDLRVLSLSLASCIPPCLNPIVYSLKTKEIKSKVLTMFRRIKVQVVND, from the coding sequence ATGACATTCCTCCGCAGGTTGCAATGGAACGACTCCTCCGTTCTAATCCATCCTCCAGGGTTCTACATCATCGGCTTCACCTCCCTGCCCTTTGTCAACCTCTATTTCATCTTCCTCACTTTCGTTTACGTGGTCTCGGTCGTGTTCAACACATGTGTGATCTATATAATATATGTGGACCTTCGCCTCCACAATCCCAAGTATATCGCGGTTGGTAACCTCGCGGTGGTTGATCTAGTGCTGAATACTTGCATTATTCCCGGTATGCTAAAGGCGTTTCTTGCTAAGAACAATTTTGTGCCGTTTAATCTGTGTATGGTACAGATGTATGTGTATTATTCCTTCATATGTATGGAATCGTTCTCCATCGCCGTGCTCGCCTATGACCGTATGATCGCCATATGTTTCCCTCTGAGGCACGGCTCCATCAACACCATGACGAGTATGTCGTGTATTCTTGGTGTCATCTGGTGCTTCTGTCTTGGTATACCGATATTCAGCACAGCCATTATGACCAGGCTGTCCTACTGCGATTCCGTTAATGTCTACAGCTATTTCTGTGATTACGCACCAGTGTTTCGGCTAGCATGTAACGACAACACCCTGCAATGGGCTGTGGCTTCAGTTCTGAGCCTGGTTATCCTCCTCGGCCCACTGTCCTTCATCATTCTGTCATACATGAGTATTCTAATCGCTGTGTTCAGGATGAAAAGCGTTGAGAGTCGTGTGAAAGCGCTGGCCACCTGCACTGAGCACCTCATTCTAGTGGCAGTATTCTTCTTTCCGGTTCTGATTATTTTCATGGTTGGGTTATTAGCGCGCATCAAACCAGACCCTGACCTGCGCGTACTGAGCCTGTCGCTGGCCTCGTGCATCCCGCCCTGTCTCAACCCCATCGTCTACTCTCTGAAAACTAAAGAGATCAAGAGCAAAGTGCTCACCATGTTCAGGAGAATTAAAGTTCAAGTAGTTAACGATTGA